From one Stieleria sp. JC731 genomic stretch:
- a CDS encoding DUF262 domain-containing protein encodes MVDFLEDQGFIVNRKRAPQLIFMHPQRLVVPLFQRPYVWNEENQWEPLWLDVIRMADRVLQDPAGKHYPHFLGAVVLQQVPNPAGTMQERTIIDGQQRLTTLQLLFDALHAELVGADATAPAMRLEPLITNAEPFRTNPEDQFKVWPTNRDRPAFNAVMSAPVPVDYDGVGFRDQRMTQAHRYFAESAAAWLRENGDNAVAKRAAAIETAVRDLLQLVVIDLGADENAQEIFETLNARGAQLTAADLIKNFIFQRLLEAGADVEVAYRKYWRDFERSFWEAELSVGRTRYSRSSIFLNHWLIAQTGEEVVAREVFTRFKRFVDESDQTMESLLSRLTATAKIYRNFIEAGANQSGTVNRIGLFAYRTGAMESEVIKPLVLVLLDPEKDTIPDNQLDKALSVIESWMVRRMLLRATTKNYNQLVSELVRHLQGCDRSKAGDAIEAFLLDQKSNSRYWPDDQEVKEQLKVLPAYRRLGRGRLRMVLEAVEDRLRGWHGAQTGLGGERVPRGKLAIEHIMPHKWAANWPLPAGPRSEGEREALIRTLGNLTLLTSRLNSKVSNGPWAGDNGKRQGLEGHDVLVMNRELLKESKTEWTEAKIRSRSEQIASLITEIWPTPDGYKSGFATEAVRPRHRVDLSDLLSAEFLQAGMKLTPRRKKFRDEVAVLLSDGRIEWNGQFFASPSNAGKAITGLKAVNGWYFFLVDTDKKRSLKDVRIDYLESISADPDDDNDDDA; translated from the coding sequence ATGGTCGATTTCCTGGAGGACCAAGGATTCATTGTGAACCGCAAGCGAGCACCGCAATTGATCTTCATGCATCCTCAGCGATTGGTGGTGCCGTTGTTTCAGCGTCCTTACGTTTGGAACGAAGAGAACCAGTGGGAGCCGCTTTGGTTGGACGTGATCCGCATGGCCGATCGCGTACTTCAAGATCCAGCGGGCAAGCATTACCCACACTTTCTAGGCGCTGTGGTGCTGCAGCAAGTGCCGAATCCGGCTGGCACCATGCAGGAACGGACCATCATCGACGGGCAGCAGCGACTGACTACGTTGCAGTTGCTGTTCGATGCCCTGCATGCCGAATTGGTCGGTGCTGATGCAACCGCGCCGGCGATGCGATTGGAGCCCTTGATCACAAACGCGGAGCCGTTTCGGACCAATCCAGAAGACCAGTTCAAGGTATGGCCTACCAACCGTGATCGACCTGCGTTCAACGCTGTAATGTCGGCACCTGTGCCGGTCGATTACGACGGCGTTGGTTTCAGGGACCAGAGAATGACGCAAGCTCACCGCTACTTTGCAGAGTCGGCGGCTGCGTGGTTGCGAGAAAATGGGGATAATGCTGTAGCGAAGCGGGCTGCAGCGATAGAAACCGCAGTGCGTGACTTGCTGCAACTGGTCGTGATTGATTTGGGGGCGGACGAGAATGCGCAAGAGATATTTGAGACGCTCAACGCTCGCGGCGCTCAGCTAACAGCCGCCGATTTGATCAAGAACTTCATCTTTCAGCGACTGCTAGAGGCCGGTGCTGATGTCGAGGTTGCATACCGGAAGTATTGGCGAGATTTCGAGCGGTCGTTCTGGGAAGCGGAGCTGAGCGTTGGCCGTACCCGCTACTCCCGGTCGTCGATCTTTCTTAATCACTGGCTGATCGCCCAAACTGGGGAAGAGGTAGTTGCACGTGAAGTTTTCACGCGTTTCAAAAGATTTGTCGATGAGTCTGATCAGACCATGGAAAGCTTGCTTTCACGTCTGACGGCTACCGCAAAAATCTATCGCAACTTCATTGAAGCGGGAGCAAATCAGTCTGGTACGGTGAATCGGATCGGCTTATTCGCATATCGCACAGGGGCGATGGAGAGCGAGGTCATCAAACCCTTGGTACTTGTTTTGTTGGATCCCGAAAAGGATACAATTCCCGACAATCAGCTGGATAAGGCACTTTCTGTGATCGAAAGTTGGATGGTCCGCCGAATGCTGCTACGGGCCACGACCAAGAATTACAACCAGCTCGTGTCAGAACTCGTTCGGCATCTACAAGGCTGCGATCGCTCGAAGGCTGGTGACGCAATCGAAGCGTTCCTACTCGACCAAAAAAGCAATAGCCGTTACTGGCCGGATGACCAAGAAGTTAAGGAGCAGCTAAAGGTCTTACCAGCCTACCGACGATTGGGGCGTGGCCGGCTAAGAATGGTCTTAGAAGCTGTTGAAGATCGACTTCGAGGCTGGCATGGTGCGCAGACCGGATTAGGCGGTGAACGTGTCCCAAGAGGAAAGTTGGCTATCGAGCACATCATGCCACACAAGTGGGCCGCAAACTGGCCGCTACCCGCAGGGCCCAGAAGTGAAGGTGAGCGAGAGGCATTAATCCGCACGCTCGGTAATTTGACGCTGCTCACCTCGCGATTGAATTCAAAGGTCTCCAATGGCCCTTGGGCTGGTGACAACGGTAAGCGGCAAGGGCTTGAAGGCCACGACGTCTTGGTCATGAATCGCGAGCTGCTAAAGGAGTCGAAGACTGAATGGACGGAGGCGAAGATTCGCTCACGAAGCGAACAAATTGCGTCACTCATCACCGAAATCTGGCCGACTCCTGATGGCTATAAGTCTGGGTTCGCAACCGAGGCGGTGCGCCCGAGGCATCGCGTTGATTTGAGCGACCTGCTGAGCGCTGAATTCCTCCAAGCCGGGATGAAGTTGACACCGAGACGCAAGAAGTTTCGCGATGAAGTTGCCGTACTGTTGTCGGACGGGCGGATTGAATGGAACGGGCAGTTTTTCGCCAGCCCATCGAACGCAGGGAAGGCAATTACCGGCCTGAAAGCTGTCAACGGCTGGTATTTCTTCCTTGTGGATACCGACAAGAAGCGGTCGCTTAAAGATGTGCGGATCGACTATCTCGAGTCCATCTCGGCCGACCCGGATGATGACAACGACGACGATGCATAG
- a CDS encoding transposase codes for MARKRRSFSPPFKAKVALEAVREVKTISEIAQKHKLHATQINLWKKQLLEGVEDIFEDGRTKPTKETSNEPDAAELYEQIGRLKVQLEWLKKKVAQNGD; via the coding sequence ATGGCAAGGAAACGCCGATCGTTCTCTCCGCCTTTCAAGGCAAAAGTAGCCTTGGAGGCAGTGAGGGAGGTCAAGACGATTTCAGAAATCGCTCAAAAGCATAAGCTGCATGCGACTCAGATCAACCTTTGGAAGAAGCAGTTGCTTGAAGGTGTCGAGGACATCTTTGAGGACGGACGAACCAAGCCCACCAAGGAGACGTCCAACGAGCCTGACGCCGCCGAGCTGTACGAACAGATCGGCCGTTTGAAAGTTCAGTTGGAATGGCTCAAAAAAAAAGTGGCCCAAAACGGTGACTGA
- the hsdR gene encoding EcoAI/FtnUII family type I restriction enzme subunit R produces the protein MANEADTCRKYVVPRLQDAGWEEEPHRINEQVTFTDGRIIVTGRRAKRRPGKRADYILRHRPDFPIAVVEAKGSYATPSDGLQQAKDYAEILGLMFAYSTNGHGIVEFDYTTGIESELTAFPTPDELWRRLTDAESITETAAESVLAPAYHLSGFSPRYYQEIAINRAVGAIAGGTPRSLLTMATGTGKTVVAFQICWKLWSSRWNRTGSHRKPRILYLADRNILVDDPMAKTFAPFGDARYKITGGKIVQSREMYFAIYQSIAEDANRPGLYKEFERDFFDLILIDECHRGSARNDSSWREILEYFSPAIQVGLTATPRREDNADSYDYFGDPIYIYSLRQGIADGFLAPYRVHRIVTTWDAVGWRPSAGELDRFGREIPDEEYQTTDFERVVSLRARTDAVAKHLTEYLKKTDRYGKTIVFCVDQEHADEMRRALNNLNADLVRDIPDYVCRVTSDEKEIGRGHLSNFQDLERRTPVILTTSQLLTTGVDAPTVQNIVLVRIINSMTEFKQIIGRGTRVRDDYGKLFFSILDYTGSATRLFADTDFDGDPTIETEQTINDEGETVVDEVITVQEEEEGYEVTTELAPDEPDEPRRKFYFDGGQVEIAAHLVYELDPDGTQLRVVQFTDYTADKVRTLYRNAAELRGEWADPQKRSDIIEKLEDRGIDFDQLAESANQPDADPLDLICHLAFNAPLRTRRERAQRLRSDRSDFFEQFGPEARSILNELLDKYTEHGTAQFVIPDVLEVPPISEYGNVIEIAKRFGGVEELRKAIIQLQTLLYAAA, from the coding sequence ATGGCCAACGAAGCCGATACCTGCCGGAAGTATGTCGTCCCGCGCCTTCAGGATGCGGGCTGGGAGGAAGAACCGCACCGCATCAACGAACAGGTCACTTTTACGGACGGCCGGATCATTGTCACGGGCAGGCGAGCCAAACGTCGCCCCGGAAAGCGGGCCGACTATATCCTTCGCCACCGCCCCGACTTCCCGATCGCTGTCGTCGAAGCGAAGGGTTCGTACGCAACGCCGAGCGACGGATTGCAACAAGCCAAAGATTACGCCGAGATCCTTGGCCTAATGTTCGCTTACTCGACCAACGGTCACGGGATTGTCGAGTTTGACTACACGACCGGCATCGAATCCGAACTGACTGCGTTTCCAACCCCAGACGAGCTATGGCGACGACTAACGGATGCAGAATCTATTACCGAGACGGCCGCTGAATCCGTTCTCGCGCCGGCCTATCACTTGAGCGGATTTTCGCCGCGTTACTACCAAGAGATCGCGATCAACCGCGCTGTAGGTGCGATCGCCGGCGGCACGCCGAGAAGTTTACTGACGATGGCCACTGGAACCGGCAAGACCGTCGTTGCCTTTCAGATTTGCTGGAAATTGTGGTCGTCGCGTTGGAATCGAACTGGCAGCCATCGCAAGCCGCGTATCTTGTATCTCGCTGATCGGAACATTTTGGTCGACGATCCGATGGCCAAGACGTTCGCGCCCTTTGGTGACGCTCGCTACAAGATCACTGGCGGCAAAATTGTCCAAAGCCGCGAGATGTACTTTGCGATCTACCAATCCATCGCCGAAGACGCCAACCGCCCAGGGCTCTACAAAGAGTTCGAGCGTGACTTTTTCGATTTGATACTGATCGACGAGTGCCATCGAGGTAGCGCTCGCAATGATAGCAGTTGGCGAGAGATCCTCGAATACTTCTCGCCAGCAATTCAAGTCGGCCTCACCGCCACGCCACGCCGCGAAGACAATGCGGACAGCTATGACTACTTCGGCGATCCGATCTACATCTATAGCCTGCGGCAAGGAATCGCCGACGGTTTCCTTGCGCCGTATCGCGTCCACCGGATCGTCACGACTTGGGACGCGGTTGGATGGCGACCCAGCGCGGGTGAACTCGATCGGTTCGGTCGCGAGATTCCTGACGAAGAGTATCAAACCACGGATTTTGAACGGGTCGTCTCGCTACGTGCGAGGACCGACGCCGTCGCCAAGCACCTGACGGAGTACTTGAAGAAGACCGACCGCTACGGCAAGACGATCGTTTTTTGTGTAGACCAAGAACACGCCGACGAAATGCGTCGCGCCCTCAACAATTTGAACGCGGACTTGGTTCGCGATATCCCCGACTATGTTTGTCGCGTTACCTCAGACGAAAAAGAGATCGGCCGCGGACACCTGAGCAACTTTCAAGATCTAGAACGACGTACCCCAGTCATCCTGACGACGTCGCAACTGCTAACCACCGGTGTCGACGCCCCCACCGTTCAGAACATCGTTCTAGTGCGAATCATCAACTCGATGACCGAGTTCAAGCAGATCATCGGTCGCGGGACTCGGGTACGTGACGACTACGGAAAACTGTTCTTCAGCATCCTCGATTACACCGGGTCAGCAACTCGATTGTTCGCAGACACGGACTTTGATGGCGATCCGACCATCGAAACCGAACAGACGATCAACGACGAAGGCGAAACAGTTGTCGATGAAGTCATCACGGTTCAAGAGGAAGAGGAAGGCTACGAGGTCACCACCGAACTAGCGCCAGATGAACCTGACGAGCCCAGGCGAAAATTCTACTTCGATGGTGGCCAAGTCGAGATCGCCGCGCATCTAGTCTACGAACTTGATCCTGACGGAACGCAACTTCGCGTCGTCCAGTTCACCGATTACACCGCTGATAAGGTGCGGACGCTGTATCGCAACGCTGCCGAGTTGCGAGGCGAGTGGGCAGATCCGCAAAAGCGCAGCGACATCATTGAGAAACTGGAAGATCGCGGCATCGACTTCGACCAGTTAGCCGAATCGGCGAATCAACCTGACGCCGACCCACTCGATCTGATCTGCCACCTAGCGTTCAACGCACCGTTAAGGACACGCCGTGAACGTGCTCAGCGACTGCGAAGCGATCGCAGCGACTTCTTCGAGCAGTTCGGCCCCGAGGCACGAAGCATCCTCAATGAGTTACTCGATAAGTACACCGAACACGGCACCGCTCAGTTCGTTATCCCAGACGTGCTAGAGGTTCCTCCGATCAGCGAATACGGCAACGTGATCGAGATCGCCAAGCGGTTTGGCGGCGTGGAAGAACTCCGCAAAGCAATCATCCAACTTCAAACGCTGCTTTATGCAGCAGCTTGA